A window of Paenibacillus polygoni contains these coding sequences:
- a CDS encoding carbohydrate ABC transporter permease produces the protein MFTLKKSVASAIKYISLIVGSLVAIVPILVVFFASFKTKEEYATTSPITPPADFTNISNYVTAFIDGNMLIGFMNTFIILIISIVGATLTGSMIAFILSRFKFRGKKLLMGAFLLATLIPSVTTQVATFQIINALDLMNTRWAAIVLYLGTDIIAVYIFLQFLDTISQALDESAMLDGASYFTIYWRIILPLLMPAIVTVIIVKGVNIYNDFYTPFLYMPKTDLQVISTALFKFKGPYGSQWEVISAGIMIAIIPTLIIFMSLQKYIYNGLTNGSVK, from the coding sequence ATGTTTACCCTTAAGAAATCAGTAGCGTCGGCTATTAAATATATATCGCTAATCGTGGGTTCTCTTGTCGCTATTGTACCGATTCTTGTTGTGTTTTTTGCTTCATTCAAAACCAAAGAAGAGTATGCAACAACGAGTCCGATTACACCACCGGCAGACTTTACAAACATAAGTAACTATGTAACTGCTTTTATTGATGGGAATATGCTTATCGGATTTATGAATACTTTTATCATTTTAATTATCTCGATTGTGGGTGCAACCTTAACAGGTTCTATGATTGCTTTTATCCTTAGCCGGTTTAAATTTAGAGGCAAAAAACTGCTTATGGGTGCTTTTCTGCTGGCCACACTGATTCCGAGTGTAACTACACAGGTCGCCACTTTCCAGATTATTAATGCCCTTGATCTGATGAATACAAGATGGGCAGCGATTGTTCTGTATCTTGGGACGGATATCATTGCGGTATATATTTTCTTACAATTCCTAGATACGATTTCGCAGGCACTAGATGAGTCGGCGATGCTGGATGGTGCGTCGTACTTTACAATTTATTGGAGAATTATCCTGCCATTACTTATGCCGGCGATCGTCACTGTCATTATTGTAAAAGGTGTAAATATTTATAATGACTTCTATACACCTTTCCTGTATATGCCGAAGACAGATTTACAAGTGATATCAACCGCATTGTTTAAATTTAAGGGTCCTTATGGTTCCCAATGGGAAGTCATCAGTGCGGGCATTATGATAGCAATTATTCCTACACTTATTATATTCATGAGCCTTCAAAAGTATATTTACAATGGTCTAACAAACGGTTCTGTTAAATAA
- a CDS encoding ABC transporter substrate-binding protein, with the protein MKVSNKKGLFKFLSVFLIISILAACSSNGGDSSASDDDGAIKGEITVITQRTDIVDTVFQDYAKKFNEKYPDVKVNFEALSDYEGQIKIRMNTDEYGDVLLIPTSVPVADLPDFFEPLGSYDELKTKYTGIEERMVDNTIYGIPVAITYSGVIYNKQVFKDAGVTDIPQTIDQFMDALRSVKEKTEAVPLYTNYAAGWPLTQWESDLTTVAGNVDYVNVTQPNSDDNFVAGQPHYDLYKILFDATKEGLIERDPTTTDWESSKADLGQGKIATMVLGSWAIDQIKASATNPDDIGFMPFPTNADNVIVPLGADYNLAININSKNKPAAKAWVDFFINESNYAVEQAGSISPVVGAELPDILKEFGDKGVEFKFITPSKEGQEGLVDKIDKEAEVGLWQPDFKKRIIEAALGNRKESYDDIMKDLNDAWVEARKTVAE; encoded by the coding sequence ATGAAAGTGAGTAATAAAAAAGGGTTATTTAAGTTTTTATCTGTATTTCTCATTATCTCTATCTTGGCAGCATGTTCTTCTAATGGAGGAGATTCAAGTGCTTCAGATGATGATGGGGCAATCAAAGGAGAAATCACCGTGATCACGCAGAGAACAGATATTGTTGATACGGTATTCCAAGATTACGCTAAGAAGTTTAATGAAAAGTATCCAGATGTAAAAGTCAATTTTGAAGCTCTTTCTGATTATGAAGGTCAAATCAAAATTCGTATGAATACAGATGAATACGGTGATGTTCTACTGATCCCAACTAGTGTTCCTGTTGCTGATCTTCCAGATTTCTTTGAACCGCTAGGAAGCTATGATGAACTGAAAACGAAGTACACAGGTATTGAAGAACGAATGGTAGATAACACAATCTACGGAATTCCAGTAGCAATTACATACTCCGGTGTCATCTATAACAAGCAGGTGTTTAAAGATGCTGGTGTAACGGACATTCCACAAACAATTGATCAGTTTATGGATGCGCTTAGAAGTGTGAAAGAAAAAACAGAGGCAGTTCCTTTGTACACAAACTATGCAGCTGGTTGGCCGCTGACTCAGTGGGAATCTGATCTAACGACGGTAGCTGGCAATGTTGATTATGTAAACGTTACACAGCCAAACAGTGATGACAACTTTGTGGCAGGTCAGCCACACTATGATCTTTATAAAATTTTGTTTGATGCAACAAAAGAAGGTTTGATTGAACGCGATCCTACGACAACCGACTGGGAGAGTTCAAAAGCAGATTTAGGACAAGGGAAAATAGCAACTATGGTTCTTGGATCTTGGGCTATTGACCAAATTAAAGCTTCGGCAACCAATCCAGATGATATCGGATTTATGCCATTCCCTACGAACGCTGATAACGTCATTGTTCCACTCGGAGCAGACTATAACCTTGCAATTAACATAAACAGTAAGAATAAACCTGCTGCAAAAGCATGGGTAGACTTTTTCATTAATGAATCTAATTATGCAGTAGAACAAGCAGGCAGTATCAGTCCAGTTGTTGGTGCAGAACTTCCTGATATTTTGAAAGAATTCGGCGATAAAGGTGTAGAGTTTAAATTCATTACTCCTTCCAAAGAAGGACAAGAAGGTTTAGTAGATAAGATTGATAAAGAAGCGGAAGTTGGTCTCTGGCAGCCTGACTTTAAGAAAAGAATTATTGAAGCTGCGCTTGGTAACCGGAAAGAATCGTATGATGACATTATGAAAGACCTGAATGATGCATGGGTTGAAGCTCGAAAAACAGTAGCCGAATAG
- a CDS encoding NAD(P)/FAD-dependent oxidoreductase, with protein sequence MKKKVIVVGSGILGASTAYQLAKKGAEVIIIDRGDQGQATDAAAGIICPWLSQRRNQDWYQLAKAGASFYPKLIQELEAEGETETGYARVGALSIHTDVEKVAKIEERAHKRRPDAPEIGDITRLDEQETRERFPLLKEDYHAVHISGAARVDGRALRDALIRSAERNGAIVIHGHAVLQYHSNRVRGVTVNKENISADKVIVCAGAWAASLMAPLGISFQVSYQKAQIMHLQIPDGENTDEWPVVMPPSDQYLLSFGNQKIVIGATHENDIEGYDTRVTAGGMHEILTKGLEVAPGLAFSSLQEVRVGFRPFTPGFLPVFGAVPEWEGVLAANGLGSSGLTMGPYIGSQLAALALGMPLDIDIDPYDLRKAMEGNEI encoded by the coding sequence ATGAAGAAGAAAGTCATCGTTGTAGGTTCAGGAATTCTAGGAGCTTCTACAGCCTACCAATTGGCGAAAAAAGGAGCAGAGGTTATTATTATAGACCGCGGTGATCAAGGGCAAGCCACCGATGCTGCTGCCGGGATAATATGTCCTTGGTTATCACAAAGGCGTAATCAAGATTGGTACCAGCTTGCTAAAGCTGGCGCGAGCTTTTATCCTAAGCTGATTCAGGAACTTGAAGCTGAAGGGGAAACTGAAACTGGATATGCAAGAGTGGGTGCTCTTAGTATCCATACCGATGTAGAGAAAGTTGCGAAAATAGAGGAAAGAGCACATAAACGCAGACCAGATGCGCCGGAGATAGGCGATATTACAAGACTTGATGAGCAAGAAACCCGCGAACGGTTTCCTCTATTAAAAGAAGATTATCATGCTGTACATATCAGCGGTGCGGCGCGTGTTGACGGACGGGCGCTGCGTGATGCACTGATCCGCTCGGCAGAGCGAAATGGGGCAATTGTAATTCATGGGCATGCAGTACTTCAGTATCATTCAAACCGAGTAAGAGGGGTCACCGTTAATAAAGAGAACATTTCAGCTGATAAAGTGATCGTGTGTGCAGGTGCTTGGGCTGCGTCTCTAATGGCACCTTTAGGTATTTCTTTTCAAGTTAGTTACCAAAAAGCACAAATTATGCATCTGCAAATTCCAGATGGTGAGAATACAGATGAGTGGCCTGTAGTTATGCCGCCTTCAGATCAATATTTGCTTTCCTTCGGGAATCAAAAAATAGTGATTGGAGCAACTCACGAAAATGATATTGAAGGTTATGATACAAGGGTTACCGCAGGCGGGATGCATGAAATACTTACAAAAGGGCTGGAAGTGGCACCAGGTTTAGCATTTAGCTCACTTCAAGAGGTCAGAGTTGGATTTCGTCCCTTTACACCGGGATTTTTACCAGTGTTTGGTGCAGTTCCGGAGTGGGAGGGCGTGTTAGCCGCCAATGGACTTGGTTCATCGGGTTTAACGATGGGACCTTACATTGGAAGTCAGTTAGCTGCATTAGCACTCGGCATGCCACTGGATATAGATATTGACCCTTATGATTTGCGAAAAGCAATGGAAGGAAACGAAATATAA
- a CDS encoding glycoside hydrolase family 5 protein, translating to MKKSLISMLAVLTVFAFGGTLPKAEAAAGFYVSGTKIYDSTGKPFVMRGINYAHSWFKSDLNTAIPAIANTGANTVRIVLSNGSQYTKDDISSVKNIISLVSQHKMVAILEVHDATGKDDYASLDEAVNYWISIKDAFIGKEDRVMINIANEWYGSWNGSGWADGYKQAIPKLRNAGIKNTLIVDAAGWGQYPQSIVDYGQSVFAADSQKNTVFSIHMYEYAGKDAATVKSNMENVINKGLPLIIGEFGGYHQGADVDETAIMKYGQEKGIGWLAWSWHGNSAELNYLDLATGPNGSLTSWGNTVVHGTNGIKQTSVKAGIF from the coding sequence ATGAAAAAAAGTTTAATCTCGATGTTGGCTGTTCTCACTGTATTTGCCTTTGGAGGGACCCTGCCAAAAGCGGAAGCAGCTGCAGGATTTTATGTAAGCGGAACGAAAATCTACGACTCTACAGGAAAACCTTTTGTCATGAGAGGGATTAATTATGCGCATTCATGGTTTAAATCGGATCTAAATACGGCGATTCCAGCGATTGCAAATACGGGGGCTAACACGGTACGCATTGTATTATCCAATGGAAGTCAGTACACGAAAGATGATATAAGCAGCGTCAAAAATATAATATCTCTCGTATCGCAGCATAAAATGGTCGCTATTCTTGAAGTACATGATGCTACCGGAAAAGATGATTATGCATCACTGGATGAGGCAGTAAACTACTGGATTAGCATAAAGGACGCTTTCATCGGAAAAGAAGACAGAGTTATGATTAACATTGCAAATGAATGGTATGGAAGCTGGAACGGCAGCGGATGGGCTGATGGATACAAACAGGCTATTCCAAAACTTCGTAATGCGGGCATTAAAAACACATTAATCGTGGATGCGGCAGGCTGGGGTCAGTACCCGCAATCGATAGTCGATTATGGACAAAGCGTATTTGCAGCAGACTCTCAGAAAAATACAGTGTTCTCCATTCATATGTATGAGTATGCTGGGAAAGATGCAGCAACCGTAAAGTCCAATATGGAGAATGTGATAAACAAGGGGCTTCCACTCATCATTGGTGAATTTGGTGGATATCATCAAGGTGCAGATGTGGATGAAACCGCAATTATGAAGTATGGACAAGAGAAAGGGATCGGCTGGCTGGCATGGTCTTGGCATGGAAACAGTGCAGAATTGAATTACTTAGATCTGGCAACAGGTCCAAATGGAAGTCTTACGAGCTGGGGGAACACCGTGGTTCATGGTACAAATGGGATTAAACAAACTTCGGTTAAAGCCGGTATCTTTTAA
- a CDS encoding carbohydrate ABC transporter permease yields the protein MFKLSNLSYANQRKLIILAFSFIPVILLVTFAYLPVVNMFKYSFTSWNGYSKNMEYVGLKNYINIFTKPEYFSVFKVSLYYFVATFFQMGLALYFATILSFKVRFKNFFKGVLFFPYMLNGVAIGFIFLFFFRPDGTFDTLLNALGLGKNITLWLGNPDVINISLASASVWRYMGFNFIIFLGAISSIDKDIYEAADIDGANKWHQFKHIIIPSIKRIVQLNLILAISGAISAFDIPYIMVDGANGSKTFVIQTIDMAFKYGKFGLASAMAVVLLFIVIIVTLLQRLVIKEDN from the coding sequence ATGTTTAAATTATCTAATTTGAGTTACGCCAATCAGAGAAAATTAATTATACTGGCGTTCTCTTTCATCCCGGTTATTCTATTAGTTACATTTGCTTACCTGCCTGTAGTAAATATGTTCAAATACAGTTTTACGAGCTGGAATGGTTACAGCAAAAACATGGAATATGTAGGTTTAAAAAACTATATTAACATTTTTACAAAGCCTGAATATTTTTCCGTGTTTAAAGTAAGTTTGTATTACTTTGTAGCTACCTTTTTCCAAATGGGTCTGGCTCTATACTTTGCAACGATATTAAGTTTTAAAGTTCGGTTTAAAAACTTCTTTAAAGGGGTTTTATTTTTCCCTTATATGCTAAATGGTGTTGCCATTGGTTTTATATTTTTATTCTTCTTTAGACCAGATGGAACCTTTGATACATTGCTGAATGCGCTGGGACTTGGTAAGAATATTACGCTCTGGCTTGGTAACCCAGACGTGATTAACATTTCACTTGCAAGTGCTTCTGTATGGAGATACATGGGATTTAACTTCATTATCTTTCTCGGGGCTATTTCCTCGATTGACAAAGATATTTATGAAGCGGCGGATATTGATGGTGCGAACAAATGGCATCAGTTCAAACATATTATTATCCCAAGTATCAAACGAATCGTTCAGCTAAATCTGATTCTTGCAATTAGCGGTGCGATCAGTGCTTTTGATATTCCGTACATTATGGTTGATGGAGCAAATGGCAGTAAAACGTTTGTTATACAGACCATTGATATGGCGTTCAAATACGGGAAGTTTGGTCTTGCTTCAGCGATGGCAGTGGTGCTCTTATTTATCGTCATCATTGTTACCTTGTTGCAGCGCCTTGTCATTAAGGAGGATAACTGA
- a CDS encoding glycoside hydrolase family 113 gives MPLELEYMKGFTFGWLNKKGDFIKSEAKESLRLMKERTNSNYAIFALVALQDTPHSTHVDYKGDHMVADEELIGMIQYARSLHMKVILKPTVNCSDGTWRAHINFFDLDVPCEPKWHDWFKSYTEYQLHYAKLAEAMNCEMLIVGCEMVQTERRSNEWRELISSVRDEYTGLISYNTDKYQESNVSWWDAVDVISSSGYYPIDDWERQLDRIEQEIASYDKPFFFAEAGCPSRKGSSYLPNDWELSGGVSIEEQARYYEAMIEHTRKRPWVRGLGLWDWPGLLYKEENAATDDGYSVYGKSAERVIKAFYQQEL, from the coding sequence ATGCCGTTGGAACTGGAATATATGAAAGGTTTTACTTTTGGTTGGTTAAATAAGAAAGGTGATTTTATCAAATCGGAAGCAAAAGAATCACTTCGACTTATGAAAGAACGAACGAACAGCAATTATGCTATCTTTGCGCTTGTAGCGTTACAAGATACTCCTCATTCTACTCATGTTGATTATAAAGGTGATCATATGGTAGCGGATGAGGAACTGATCGGAATGATCCAGTATGCTCGTTCCCTTCATATGAAAGTGATATTAAAGCCTACCGTAAACTGCAGTGATGGAACTTGGCGAGCACATATTAATTTCTTTGATCTCGATGTCCCTTGTGAGCCGAAATGGCATGATTGGTTTAAGAGTTACACGGAATATCAACTTCATTATGCAAAATTAGCAGAGGCTATGAACTGTGAAATGCTGATTGTAGGTTGCGAGATGGTACAAACCGAACGCCGCTCTAATGAATGGCGGGAGCTGATCTCTAGCGTCCGTGATGAATATACAGGATTGATCAGTTATAACACAGACAAGTATCAAGAGTCTAATGTCAGCTGGTGGGATGCCGTCGATGTGATTTCTTCCAGCGGATACTATCCTATTGATGATTGGGAAAGACAGCTTGATCGTATTGAACAAGAAATTGCTTCTTATGATAAACCTTTCTTTTTTGCAGAAGCAGGCTGTCCGAGCCGGAAAGGTTCTTCTTACCTTCCGAATGATTGGGAACTTTCTGGCGGGGTGTCTATCGAAGAACAAGCACGTTACTATGAGGCGATGATTGAACATACACGTAAACGTCCCTGGGTAAGAGGCTTAGGACTATGGGATTGGCCAGGTTTATTATACAAGGAAGAAAATGCGGCAACAGATGATGGTTACAGTGTATATGGCAAGTCTGCTGAACGTGTAATCAAAGCGTTTTATCAGCAAGAACTTTAG
- a CDS encoding AGE family epimerase/isomerase gives MNTLTAEIQKEWVSHILPFWANMKDDEQGGYYGELDYSLKLDKTAAKGGIANSRILWSFSAAYRYLISNSYAEHAHHSFRFLKENLLDPVFGGVYWSVDYEGHPLDTRKHIYNQAFAVYSLSEYYRALNSAEALELAKTLFFLIEEKGYDPKTNAYKEEFNRTWQEQPNEMLSENNVIASITMNTHIHILEAYTTLYRVWPDSRVRAALENLLHILYDRMFDAKTGRLHVFFDQNWNSLLDLTSYGHDIEASWLIDDAMQVIGSDHPDHKKMIVDLAYSVAKNAIQSDGSLANEREKDHLDKTRIWWVQAEAIVGFYNAYQRTNDPLFIDLVTNLWEYTKNHIIDSRLGSEWVWAVKEDGSHDQREIAGAWKCPYHNSRFCIEMIERMSE, from the coding sequence TTGAATACCTTAACTGCCGAGATTCAAAAGGAATGGGTATCTCATATACTTCCTTTCTGGGCAAACATGAAGGATGATGAGCAAGGGGGGTATTATGGAGAGCTGGATTACAGCCTTAAGTTAGATAAAACCGCAGCAAAAGGCGGAATCGCAAACTCAAGAATTCTTTGGTCTTTCTCAGCTGCTTATCGTTACCTAATCTCTAATTCCTATGCTGAGCATGCCCATCACTCCTTCCGTTTCCTGAAAGAGAATCTTCTTGATCCTGTATTCGGCGGTGTATATTGGTCTGTAGATTATGAGGGCCATCCCCTCGATACGCGTAAACATATCTATAATCAGGCTTTTGCTGTGTACAGTTTAAGCGAGTATTATCGTGCATTAAATAGTGCAGAAGCCTTGGAACTAGCAAAGACTTTATTTTTCCTTATTGAAGAGAAAGGTTATGACCCGAAGACGAATGCTTATAAGGAAGAATTTAATCGCACATGGCAGGAACAACCTAATGAGATGTTAAGTGAAAATAATGTCATCGCCAGCATAACGATGAATACACACATTCATATCTTGGAAGCGTATACTACGCTTTACCGTGTATGGCCAGACAGCAGAGTTCGAGCTGCACTTGAAAATTTGCTCCATATTCTTTATGATCGGATGTTTGACGCAAAGACAGGCAGACTCCATGTTTTCTTTGATCAGAACTGGAATTCTCTACTTGACCTCACTTCTTACGGTCATGATATTGAAGCAAGCTGGCTTATCGATGACGCTATGCAAGTTATTGGTTCCGATCATCCCGATCACAAAAAAATGATAGTTGATTTGGCTTATTCCGTTGCAAAAAATGCTATTCAAAGCGATGGCTCTCTTGCTAATGAACGCGAAAAAGATCATTTAGATAAGACAAGGATATGGTGGGTGCAGGCTGAGGCTATTGTAGGATTCTACAATGCCTATCAGCGTACAAATGATCCATTATTTATAGATCTTGTTACTAACCTATGGGAATATACTAAAAATCATATTATCGACTCAAGACTAGGAAGCGAATGGGTGTGGGCAGTTAAGGAAGATGGCAGCCATGATCAGCGTGAAATCGCTGGAGCTTGGAAGTGTCCCTATCATAACAGCCGCTTTTGTATAGAGATGATTGAGAGGATGAGTGAGTAA
- a CDS encoding DUF561 domain-containing protein: MSITKLLGIKYPIFQGAMAQIALAPLAGAVSNAGGLGIIGSGGLSADRLREEIRKTREITDKPFAVNLMLMMHNIPELIQVVIEEGVKIVTTGAGTPAPYMQTFKENNIIVIPVVPSVKIAKKMEALGVDAVVAEGTEAGGHVGETTTMALLPQIVSAVSIPVIGAGGIADGRGVAAAFALGAQGVQVGTRFLTTVECPTHENFKKAVLEATDTSTTVTGRSIGGPVRSIKNSMIAKYLELEDAKASRDELEKLSLGSLRRAVFEGDTDNGSVMAGQICGLCNEITTVEEMITSMFAEAEQVFEKLGKVKFQEARELTFA; encoded by the coding sequence ATGTCTATTACTAAACTTCTAGGAATTAAATACCCGATCTTCCAAGGTGCTATGGCGCAAATCGCTCTTGCTCCTCTTGCAGGCGCTGTATCTAATGCAGGCGGGCTAGGTATTATCGGTTCTGGCGGATTATCCGCTGATCGTCTTCGTGAAGAAATTCGTAAAACTCGTGAAATTACAGATAAACCATTTGCCGTAAACCTAATGCTCATGATGCACAACATCCCTGAACTTATTCAAGTCGTGATTGAAGAAGGTGTTAAAATTGTAACGACTGGTGCGGGAACTCCGGCTCCATACATGCAAACCTTTAAAGAAAACAATATTATTGTTATTCCTGTAGTCCCTTCCGTAAAAATTGCTAAAAAAATGGAAGCTTTGGGAGTTGACGCTGTCGTTGCTGAGGGAACAGAAGCTGGCGGACATGTAGGCGAAACGACTACAATGGCTCTTCTTCCTCAGATTGTGAGCGCTGTGTCTATTCCTGTAATCGGTGCTGGCGGTATTGCTGACGGCCGCGGTGTTGCAGCTGCCTTTGCTTTAGGTGCTCAAGGTGTTCAAGTAGGTACTCGTTTCTTAACAACTGTAGAATGCCCAACTCACGAGAACTTTAAAAAAGCAGTACTCGAAGCTACAGATACAAGTACAACCGTAACAGGCCGCAGTATTGGTGGTCCGGTTCGCAGTATTAAGAATAGTATGATTGCGAAATACCTGGAACTTGAAGATGCAAAAGCAAGCCGAGATGAATTAGAAAAATTGTCTCTTGGCTCCTTGCGTAGAGCTGTTTTTGAAGGAGATACAGATAATGGTTCTGTCATGGCTGGTCAGATTTGCGGATTGTGCAACGAAATCACAACAGTAGAGGAAATGATTACTTCCATGTTTGCAGAAGCAGAGCAAGTATTTGAAAAGCTTGGAAAAGTTAAATTCCAAGAGGCACGCGAGTTAACATTCGCTTAA
- a CDS encoding sigma-54 interaction domain-containing protein, producing the protein MTNTEFLGKSHGQNDQNESPSTLFVTDRYGNILISNEFTAITLGIPLEEILRSNVMDLVSAGYYDYSITMEAIKTKKRVTKKINTNRGFSILSTSIPILEPDGEIQLVVTTSNKSSFEESKRETQESEVLIKEFDKTVSPPDIVAESIAMKQIIKVCDQIAPFDSKILITGESGTGKEVIANYIYQKSNRSNGPFVTLNCAAIPNSLFEYEMFGYEDGVYDRNSKGKIGLIETAHQGILFLDELSEMPLDMQTKLLRVIETNELRRVGGIENIKVDCRFIAATNCDLWKLVKQGKFRQDLFYRINVIPIHIPPLRDRKLDIVGLVSRFIDEFNQKYNKQFLLSAEEFQHILSLSWPGNVRELRNYVERLIVINNLPIKNMNEIVSDWFALDHFINNNQTQFHSLKDFTTITEGRYIEKVLDSCQGNISEAAQKLDIHRSVIYRKLKKMEEILKDEH; encoded by the coding sequence ATGACAAACACAGAGTTTTTGGGAAAATCGCATGGGCAGAATGATCAGAATGAATCTCCCTCTACCCTTTTCGTAACAGATCGTTATGGGAATATTCTAATTTCTAATGAATTTACAGCAATTACACTTGGAATACCGCTGGAAGAGATTTTAAGATCTAACGTCATGGATCTTGTGAGTGCGGGATACTACGATTATTCGATTACGATGGAAGCAATTAAAACCAAAAAAAGAGTGACGAAAAAAATCAATACAAACCGAGGGTTTAGTATTCTATCTACTTCCATTCCGATCCTTGAGCCAGATGGAGAAATTCAGCTTGTAGTCACAACCTCGAATAAAAGTTCGTTTGAAGAAAGTAAACGAGAAACTCAGGAAAGTGAGGTCCTTATTAAAGAGTTCGATAAGACGGTATCTCCACCTGATATTGTGGCTGAGAGTATTGCGATGAAACAGATTATTAAAGTATGTGACCAAATCGCTCCTTTCGACAGCAAGATTCTGATCACGGGTGAATCCGGGACAGGTAAAGAGGTGATCGCTAATTATATATACCAAAAAAGCAATCGTTCCAATGGTCCTTTTGTCACTTTAAACTGTGCTGCGATTCCGAATTCTTTATTTGAATATGAAATGTTCGGCTATGAAGATGGTGTCTATGACCGTAATTCAAAAGGTAAAATAGGACTTATTGAAACAGCTCACCAAGGGATCCTATTTCTCGATGAGCTGTCAGAAATGCCTCTGGATATGCAGACAAAGTTACTTCGGGTCATTGAAACGAACGAACTTCGAAGAGTCGGTGGTATAGAAAATATTAAGGTGGATTGTCGCTTTATTGCCGCTACAAACTGTGACCTTTGGAAACTCGTGAAGCAAGGTAAGTTCAGACAAGATCTCTTTTACCGAATTAACGTCATCCCTATTCATATTCCTCCCCTTCGTGATCGGAAATTAGATATCGTGGGTCTCGTTTCTAGGTTTATCGATGAATTCAATCAAAAATACAACAAACAATTTTTATTAAGTGCAGAAGAATTTCAACATATATTATCGCTTAGTTGGCCGGGAAATGTGCGGGAGTTACGTAATTATGTTGAACGATTAATCGTTATCAATAATCTGCCTATAAAAAACATGAATGAAATCGTTTCAGACTGGTTTGCACTCGATCATTTCATTAACAACAATCAGACTCAATTTCATTCACTTAAAGATTTCACAACGATCACAGAAGGACGATATATTGAGAAAGTGCTTGACTCCTGCCAGGGAAACATAAGCGAAGCTGCTCAGAAATTAGATATTCATCGTTCTGTGATCTATCGAAAACTTAAAAAAATGGAAGAGATCTTAAAAGACGAACATTGA
- a CDS encoding glycoside hydrolase family 130 protein, with protein MSKVNIIGQALPNMPWENRPEGVTTPVWRHSANPIIDRNPVKGIARIFNSAVVPYEDGYMGVFRAETINGRPHLHLGKSKDGLKWEIEEEAIVFTDDNGQPYRPNYAYDPRVVKVEETYYIIWCIDFYGAALGFAKTEDFKTFTRLENPFLPFNRNGVLFPKKKDGKFLMLSRPSDSGHTPFGDIFLSESPDLVYWGKHRHVMSKGGQGWWQSVKIGGGPAPIETSEGWLMFYHGVTGTCNGFVYSMGAVILDKEEPSKVKYRSSTFVLTPETWYEERGFVNNVIFPCATLQDADTGRIAIYYGAADSYVGVAYTDVNEIVEYIKNTHEDIADDHEIGLI; from the coding sequence ATGTCAAAAGTAAATATTATTGGACAAGCTTTGCCGAATATGCCATGGGAGAACAGACCAGAAGGGGTTACAACACCCGTGTGGAGACATTCAGCTAACCCAATTATCGACCGTAATCCGGTGAAAGGGATTGCTAGAATTTTTAACAGTGCAGTTGTGCCTTATGAAGATGGTTATATGGGTGTATTTCGTGCCGAGACAATCAACGGACGTCCTCATTTGCATTTAGGAAAAAGTAAAGATGGCTTGAAGTGGGAGATTGAAGAAGAAGCGATCGTGTTCACAGATGATAATGGTCAGCCTTATCGACCGAACTATGCTTATGATCCTCGCGTAGTAAAAGTAGAAGAAACTTATTATATCATTTGGTGTATTGATTTTTACGGTGCTGCTTTGGGATTTGCAAAAACAGAGGACTTCAAAACGTTCACTAGACTTGAAAATCCATTCTTGCCTTTCAATCGTAACGGAGTTCTGTTTCCGAAGAAGAAAGATGGTAAATTCTTAATGCTGTCCAGACCAAGTGACAGCGGACATACTCCTTTTGGTGATATTTTCCTCAGCGAAAGCCCTGATCTCGTATACTGGGGGAAACATCGTCACGTCATGAGCAAAGGCGGACAAGGATGGTGGCAATCTGTAAAGATTGGCGGCGGACCAGCACCTATTGAAACTTCTGAAGGCTGGCTGATGTTCTATCATGGTGTGACGGGTACTTGTAACGGTTTCGTATATAGCATGGGTGCCGTTATCCTTGATAAAGAGGAGCCTTCAAAAGTGAAATATCGTTCCTCTACTTTTGTACTTACTCCAGAGACATGGTATGAAGAGAGAGGATTCGTTAATAATGTCATCTTCCCTTGTGCCACTCTTCAAGATGCGGATACTGGCAGAATTGCAATCTATTACGGAGCTGCGGATTCCTATGTGGGTGTTGCATATACTGATGTAAATGAAATTGTAGAATATATTAAAAATACGCATGAAGATATAGCAGACGATCATGAGATCGGACTCATCTAA